A genomic region of Conger conger chromosome 6, fConCon1.1, whole genome shotgun sequence contains the following coding sequences:
- the tspan18b gene encoding tetraspanin-18B, protein MGSGEASARGTAMEGDCLSCIKYLMFVFNFFIFLGGSFLLGVGVWVLVDPTGFREIVAANPLLFTGVYVILAMGGMLFLLGFLGCCGAIRENKCLLLFFFMLILIIFLAELAAAILAFIFREHLTREYFTRELKRHYQGYNNTDVFTSTWNAIMTTFDCCGVNSPEDFEDSLFRHLNPTDMVPEACCQRNSHPGDVAYISKEECLMGSMLFRHNKGCYSAVVDYFETYIYVAGALAIVVLTIELFAMVFAMCLFRGIQ, encoded by the exons GGGAGTGGAGAGGCTTCAGCGAGAGGCACGGCCATGGAGGGGGACTGCCTCAGCTGCATAAAATACCTCATGTTCGTCTTCAACTTCTTCATCTTT CTGGGGGGGTCCTTCCTGCTGGGTGTGGGCGTTTGGGTGCTGGTGGACCCCACGGGTTTCCGGGAGATCGTGGCTGCCAACCCCCTCCTCTTCACCGGCGTCTACGTCATCCTGGCCATGGGCGGCATGCTGTTCCTGCTGGGGTTCCTGGGCTGCTGCGGGGCCATTCGGGAGAACAAGTGCCTGCTGCTGTTC ttCTTCATGCTCATCCTCATCATCTTCCTGGCAGAGCTGGCTGCCGCCATCCTGGCCTTCATATTCCGTGAGCAC CTCACGCGAGAGTACTTCACCAGGGAGCTGAAGAGGCACTACCAGGGCTACAACAACACCGACGTCTTCACCTCCACCTGGAACGCCATCATGACCACA TTTGACTGCTGCGGAGTGAACAGCCCAGAAGACTTTGAGGACAGCCTCTTCAGGCACCTCAACCCGACCGACATGGTGCCTGAGGCCTGTTGCCAGAGGAACAGTCACCCTGGAGACGTGGCCTACATCAGCAAAGAGGAGTGCCTAATGGGCAGTATGCTGTTCCGCCACAATAAG GGCTGCTACTCAGCGGTGGTGGACTACTTTGAGACATACATCTACGTGGCAGGAGCACTAGCCATTGTGGTCCTGACTATTGAA CTCTTCGCCATGGTGTTCGctatgtgtttgttcagagggaTCCAGTAG